A genomic segment from Bombus affinis isolate iyBomAffi1 chromosome 13, iyBomAffi1.2, whole genome shotgun sequence encodes:
- the LOC126923659 gene encoding cytochrome P450 9e2-like codes for MRSMFQLMSETAVNVAKYLSTLPANENVVEMKDIFTSYANDVFTTCAFGIVIDSLADRKNKFYTLGREALDIHSLSILKLIVIKIFPGLARRFGITLLSRKVTGFFKQVVSDSIKVREKKGIVRPDFIQLMMETKGFETTSGLLCFAAHEVAVNPEVQERLHAEIDCVLADSSRELTFEMFNSRLEHLDVVINETLRMYPIIPITDRECSKSFELPSVLPGAKPYVMNEGSHLWLPIYAIQRDPKYFEKPNTFDPDQFLDKRSNLVNSGAYLPFGMGPRNCIAKRFALMETKVALFHIFARCRLEVCSETTMPMEMKTRGVFLTAKNGFWLRIDKQQYY; via the exons ATGAGATCcatgtttcaattgatgtccgAGACCGCTGTAAACGTGGCAAAATATTTGTCAACCCTTCCGGCGAATGAGAACGTGGTAGAGATGAAGGACATCTTCACCAGCTATGCCAACGACGTGTTCACGACGTGTGCTTTTGGTATCGTGATCGATTCATTGGCCGatcgaaaaaataaattttatactttaGGCAGAGAGGCTTTAGATATTCACAGCTTATCAATTCTCAAACTTAttgtgataaaaatatttccaggATTAGCCAGAAGatttggtataacgttattaagcAGAAAAGTGACGGGTTTCTTCAAACAAGTGGTATCTGATAGCATCAAAGtcagagaaaagaaaggaatagtCAGACCAGATTTTATTCAGCTGATGATGGAGACCAAAG GCTTCGAGACTACGTCCGGACTATTATGCTTTGCTGCTCATGAAGTGGCTGTGAATCCCGAGGTTCAGGAAAGACTGCATGCCGAAATCGATTGCGTTTTGGCCGATTCCAGCAGGGAGCTCACTTTCGAAATGTTCAACAGTCGTTTAGAGCATCTCGACGTTGTGATCAACGAGACACTGAGAATGTATCCAATTATACCTATCACTGATCGAGAATGCTCGAAATCATTCGAACTACCTTCAGTTCTGCCAGGAGCGAAACCATACGTAATGAATGAAGGCTCTCATCTGTGGTTGCCGATCTACGCGATCCAACGTGATCCAAAATATTTTGAGAAACCGAATACCTTCGATCCAGATCAATTTTTGGATAAGAGGAGTAATCTCGTTAACAGCGGAGCGTATTTACCATTTGGCATGGGCCCGAGAAATTGTATCGCCAAAAGGTTCGCGTTAATGGAGACTAAAGTCGCATTGTTCCATATTTTTGCCCGTTGCCGGCTCGAAGTTTGTTCTGAGACGACGATGCCTATGGAAATGAAGACGAGAGGAGTGTTTCTTACGGCGAAAAATGGATTTTGGTTGCGGAtag ACAAGCAACAATATTACTAA
- the LOC126923336 gene encoding cytochrome P450 9e2-like — protein MEINWWPIIAAVVAVIAVAYYRITRTYDFFEKRGIPYYSYVPLLGSIWEAILQRISFAETVEKIYQAFPDSKYIGFFDFSSPIVMIRDLELLKSITVKNFDHFPDHRSFDNVDRDPLFGKNLFALRGDRWKEVRNTLSPAFTSSKMKAMFVLMRECAKEYGDYFASLPADQTTLELKDSFTKYTNDVIATCAFGINVNSIKDPKNNFYVYGREATHFGRSQSIKFFIVRSLPWIARALNIRIIKKQIVDFFQDLVATTIKTRDEKGIVRPDMLQLMMETRGKLAPEKQLTIEDMTAQAFVFFFGGFESTSTLMCFAAYEVGVNEEVQRRLQDEIDQVLEDCKGEATYEAINDMKYLDAVILESLRMYPTIVAVDRLCVKPFELPPHLPGKKPYIVQENECVWIPIYGIQRDPQNYPEPNKFNPDRFYSDATQMSNSSSLFTFGLGPRMCIGNRFAILEAKVLLFYIFAKCNLTPCAKTSIPLKLNKKGFAMTSENGFWFNIQPRNIKKGEVEKITVPGTTMFIEKIPDRHPDN, from the coding sequence ATGGAAATAAACTGGTGGCCAATAATCGCGGCGGTGGTCGCCGTAATCGCGGTAGCTTATTACAGAATCACTAGGACCTACGATTTCTTTGAGAAACGCGGGATTCCTTACTACAGTTACGTCCCGCTATTAGGAAGCATTTGGGAGGCCATACTTCAACGAATCTCGTTCGCCGAGACGGTTGAAAAAATATACCAGGCGTTTCCTGATTCGAAGTACATCGGTTTTTTCGACTTCTCCTCACCCATAGTTATGATTCGAGATCTCGAATTGCTCAAGTCGATCACCGTGAAGAACTTCGATCATTTCCCAGATCACAGATCCTTCGATAACGTAGATAGAGATCCCCTGTTTGGTAAGAATTTATTTGCCCTTCGTGGCGATAGATGGAAGGAAGTGCGAAACACGTTGAGTCCAGCCTTCACGTCAAGCAAGATGAAGGCGATGTTCGTACTAATGCGTGAATGCGCTAAGGAATACGGCGATTATTTCGCTTCTTTGCCTGCCGACCAGACTACTTTGGAGTTAAAAGATTCGTTCACCAAATATACCAACGACGTAATCGCTACTTGTGCCTTTGGCATTAACGTGAACTCGATAAAGGACCCGAAGAACAATTTTTACGTGTACGGTAGAGAGGCTACTCATTTTGGAAGATCGCAATCCATCAAGTTTTTCATTGTAAGAAGCTTGCCCTGGATAGCTAGAGCATTAAATATCAGGATAATTAAGAAGCAGATCGTGGATTTTTTCCAAGACTTGGTGGCTACTACGATAAAGACCAGAGACGAGAAAGGTATCGTTCGTCCGGATATGCTTCAGCTGATGATGGAAACGAGAGGGAAATTAGCCCCAGAAAAGCAGCTGACCATCGAAGATATGACTGCCCAGGCGTTCGTCTTCTTCTTTGGTGGATTCGAAAGCACCTCTACTCTGATGTGCTTCGCTGCTTACGAGGTTGGAGTGAACGAGGAAGTTCAGAGGAGATTGCAAGACGAAATCGATCAGGTTTTGGAGGATTGTAAGGGCGAAGCCACGTACGAGGCTATCAACGACATGAAGTATCTGGACGCTGTCATTCTCGAGAGTCTTAGGATGTACCCAACCATCGTGGCTGTCGATAGACTTTGCGTAAAACCGTTCGAATTACCGCCACATTTGCCAGGAAAAAAACCCTACATCGTCCAAGAAAATGAATGCGTATGGATACCGATTTATGGAATTCAGCGTGATCCACAGAATTATCCAGAGCCAAACAAATTCAATCCTGATAGATTCTACAGCGATGCGACACAGATGTCCAACTCCAGTTCGCTCTTTACCTTTGGATTGGGACCTAGAATGTGTATCGGTAACAGATTCGCGATATTGGAGGCGAAAGTTTTGTTGTTCTATATTTTTGCTAAGTGTAACCTCACACCGTGCGCCAAGACTTCTATACCGCTGAAATTGAACAAGAAAGGATTTGCTATGACGTCAGAGAATGGATTCTGGTTTAACATTCAACCGAGAAACATAAAGAAAGGCGAGGTCGAGAAAATTACGGTTCCAGGAACGACGATGTTTATCGAGAAGATTCCTGATAGACATCCAGACAATTAA